One window of the Pseudomonas knackmussii B13 genome contains the following:
- a CDS encoding bile acid:sodium symporter family protein, which yields MRALALLSRFVGNTFALWVLLFAVLAFFAPQWFRPLAPAIVPMLGIVMFGMGLTLKLEDFAEVARHPWRVCLGVVAHFVIMPGVAWLLCQALQLPAEIAVGVILVGCCPSGTASNVMTWLARGDLALSVSIAAVTTLLAPLLTPALIWLLASAWLPVSFGALFWSILQAVLLPIALGLVAQRLFGARVRVVVEALPLVSVICIVVIIAAVVAASQAKIAESGLLIMAVVILHNGFGFLLGYLAAKLFGLPLAQRKSLALEVGMQNSGLGAALASAHFSPLAAVPSALFSVWHNVSGATLSSWFRRLSDEPRK from the coding sequence ATGCGCGCCCTCGCCCTGCTGAGCCGCTTCGTCGGCAACACCTTCGCCCTCTGGGTTCTGCTGTTCGCCGTGCTCGCCTTCTTCGCCCCGCAGTGGTTCCGCCCGCTAGCCCCGGCGATAGTGCCGATGCTCGGCATCGTCATGTTCGGCATGGGGCTGACCCTCAAGCTGGAAGACTTCGCCGAAGTGGCGCGCCACCCGTGGCGTGTGTGCCTGGGCGTGGTAGCGCACTTCGTCATCATGCCCGGCGTCGCCTGGCTGCTTTGCCAGGCGCTGCAGCTGCCGGCGGAAATCGCCGTCGGCGTGATCCTGGTTGGCTGCTGCCCGAGCGGCACAGCCTCGAACGTGATGACCTGGCTGGCCCGTGGCGACCTGGCGCTGTCGGTTTCCATCGCCGCGGTGACTACCCTCCTCGCCCCGCTGCTGACTCCGGCACTGATCTGGCTGCTGGCTTCGGCCTGGCTGCCGGTATCCTTCGGCGCGCTGTTCTGGTCGATCCTGCAGGCCGTGCTGCTGCCCATCGCCCTCGGCCTGGTCGCCCAGCGACTGTTTGGCGCACGGGTACGCGTGGTGGTGGAAGCGCTGCCGTTGGTCTCGGTGATCTGCATCGTGGTGATCATTGCGGCGGTGGTTGCCGCCAGCCAGGCGAAGATCGCCGAGTCCGGCCTGCTGATCATGGCCGTGGTGATCCTGCACAACGGCTTCGGCTTCCTCCTCGGCTACCTCGCCGCGAAACTCTTCGGGCTGCCGCTGGCACAGCGCAAGTCGCTGGCCCTGGAAGTCGGCATGCAGAACTCCGGGCTTGGCGCAGCCCTCGCGAGTGCGCACTTCTCGCCGCTGGCGGCAGTGCCGAGCGCGCTGTTCAGCGTGTGGCACAACGTCTCAGGCGCAACCTTGTCGAGCTGGTTCCGCCGCCTTTCCGACGAGCCTCGCAAGTGA
- the sugE gene encoding quaternary ammonium compound efflux SMR transporter SugE: MSWFILFVAGLFEVAWAVGLKYTEGFTRLWPSLFTALAMLTSIGLLGLAMKNLPLGTAYAIWTGVGAIGTVIVGILLFGESIALLRLLSILLILCGLVGLKLSH; the protein is encoded by the coding sequence TTGTCCTGGTTCATCCTGTTCGTCGCCGGCCTGTTCGAAGTGGCCTGGGCGGTCGGTCTCAAATACACCGAAGGCTTTACCCGCCTTTGGCCCAGCCTGTTTACCGCGCTGGCCATGCTGACCAGCATCGGCCTGCTTGGCCTGGCCATGAAGAATCTGCCGCTGGGCACCGCCTACGCCATCTGGACCGGCGTAGGCGCCATCGGCACGGTGATCGTCGGCATCCTGCTCTTTGGCGAGTCCATTGCTCTGCTGCGCCTGCTCAGCATCCTGCTGATCCTTTGCGGCCTGGTCGGCCTCAAGCTCAGCCATTGA
- a CDS encoding cold-shock protein, giving the protein MSTRQTGTVKWFNDAKGFGFITQESGGDLFVHFRSIQGTGFKSLQEGQKVSFVVVEGQKGLQADEVQVI; this is encoded by the coding sequence ATGTCGACTCGTCAAACCGGCACCGTCAAATGGTTCAACGATGCCAAAGGCTTCGGCTTCATCACCCAGGAAAGCGGCGGCGACCTGTTCGTGCACTTCCGCTCCATCCAGGGCACTGGCTTCAAATCGCTGCAGGAAGGCCAGAAGGTCTCCTTCGTAGTCGTTGAAGGCCAGAAAGGCCTGCAGGCTGACGAAGTTCAGGTCATCTGA
- a CDS encoding MFS transporter: MSQHSQFALLGTRRFLPFFITQLLGAFNDNIFKQSLILAILYHLSVSGDRNLLVNLCALLFILPFFLFSALGGQFGEKFNKDALMRGLKLAEIVIMLVGAAGFLLGSLTLLFIALFAMGTHSALFGPVKYSILPQSLREDELVGGNALVEMGTFLAILAGTIGAGVLMSRASFAPGVAVAVVLVATCGYLASRGIPRAAAALPNLQLDWNIFKQSWSILRLGLGQRPAVSRSLVGNSWFWFLGAVYLTQIPTYAKELLHGDESVVTLILTVFSVGIALGSMLCEKLSGKKVEIGLVPFGSIGLSLFGILLWWHSGGFPAADAPYTWLGVLEQPQSWAVLLDILGIGIFGGFYIVPLYALIQARTEEDKRARVIAANNILNALFMVVAAIVSILLLSVAGLSIPELFLVLSLMNVAVNVYIFKIVPEFTMRFLVWLLSHSMYRVDHRNLEAIPDEGPAVLVCNHVSFVDALLIAGSIRRPVRFVMYYKIFQIPVLNFIFRTAGAVPIAARHEDERIYEEAFAKVAEYLKEGEVVCIFPEGKLTADGEMNEFRGGVERIIEETPVPVIPMALQGLWGSFFSRDPGKGLFRRFWSRVSLVAGQPLAPEVAGRERLQALVADLRGNAR, from the coding sequence ATGAGCCAACATTCGCAATTCGCCTTGCTGGGCACCCGGCGTTTCCTGCCGTTCTTCATCACCCAGCTGCTCGGCGCCTTCAACGACAACATCTTCAAGCAATCGCTGATCCTGGCGATCCTCTACCACCTGAGCGTCAGCGGTGACCGCAACCTGCTGGTGAACCTCTGCGCGCTGCTGTTCATCCTGCCGTTCTTCCTGTTCTCCGCCCTGGGCGGGCAGTTTGGCGAGAAGTTCAACAAGGACGCGCTGATGCGCGGGCTGAAGCTGGCCGAGATCGTCATCATGCTGGTCGGCGCGGCGGGCTTCCTGCTCGGCAGCCTGACACTGCTGTTCATCGCGCTCTTCGCCATGGGCACCCATTCGGCGCTCTTTGGCCCGGTGAAGTACTCGATCCTGCCGCAGAGCCTGCGCGAGGACGAACTGGTCGGCGGCAACGCCCTGGTGGAAATGGGCACCTTCCTCGCCATCCTCGCCGGCACCATCGGTGCCGGCGTGCTGATGTCGCGCGCCAGTTTCGCGCCGGGCGTGGCAGTCGCCGTGGTGCTGGTCGCCACCTGCGGCTACCTGGCCAGTCGCGGCATCCCGCGTGCCGCGGCGGCGCTGCCGAACCTGCAGTTGGACTGGAACATCTTCAAGCAGTCCTGGAGCATCCTGCGCCTGGGCCTCGGGCAGCGCCCGGCGGTGTCGCGCTCGCTGGTCGGCAACTCCTGGTTCTGGTTCCTCGGCGCGGTCTACCTGACGCAGATCCCGACCTACGCCAAGGAGTTGCTGCACGGCGACGAGAGCGTAGTGACGCTGATCCTCACGGTGTTCTCGGTGGGCATCGCACTGGGTTCGATGCTTTGCGAGAAGCTCTCCGGGAAGAAGGTCGAGATCGGCCTGGTGCCCTTCGGCTCCATCGGCCTGAGCCTGTTCGGCATCCTCCTGTGGTGGCACAGCGGCGGCTTCCCCGCGGCGGACGCGCCTTATACCTGGCTGGGCGTGCTGGAGCAGCCGCAGAGCTGGGCGGTGCTGCTCGACATCCTCGGCATCGGCATCTTCGGCGGCTTCTACATCGTGCCGCTCTATGCGCTGATCCAGGCGCGCACCGAGGAAGACAAGCGTGCCCGCGTGATCGCTGCAAACAACATCCTCAATGCGCTGTTCATGGTGGTCGCGGCCATCGTCTCGATCCTGCTGCTGTCGGTGGCCGGGCTGAGCATCCCGGAGCTGTTCCTGGTGCTCTCGCTGATGAACGTCGCGGTGAACGTGTACATCTTCAAGATCGTGCCCGAGTTCACCATGCGCTTCCTGGTCTGGCTGCTCAGCCACTCGATGTACCGCGTCGATCACCGCAACCTCGAGGCCATCCCCGACGAGGGCCCGGCGGTGCTGGTGTGCAACCACGTGTCCTTCGTCGATGCGCTGCTGATCGCCGGTTCGATTCGCCGGCCGGTGCGCTTCGTCATGTACTACAAGATCTTCCAGATCCCGGTGCTCAACTTCATTTTCCGCACCGCCGGCGCCGTACCCATCGCCGCGCGCCACGAGGACGAGCGGATCTACGAGGAGGCCTTCGCCAAGGTGGCCGAGTACCTGAAGGAAGGCGAGGTGGTGTGTATCTTCCCCGAAGGCAAGCTGACTGCCGATGGCGAGATGAACGAGTTTCGTGGCGGCGTGGAGCGGATCATCGAGGAAACCCCGGTGCCGGTGATCCCGATGGCGCTGCAGGGGTTGTGGGGCAGCTTCTTCAGCCGCGACCCGGGCAAGGGCTTGTTCCGTCGCTTCTGGTCGCGGGTCAGCCTGGTCGCCGGGCAGCCGCTGGCGCCCGAGGTGGCCGGCCGCGAGCGCTTGCAGGCGCTGGTGGCGGACCTGCGGGGCAATGCCCGCTGA
- a CDS encoding AraC family transcriptional regulator → MDTGTLQDDAQGERTRFWRAQELGGLELLHARYIGQRFAPHVHEGFSLVLIEQGAQRFRHRGAEHLAPSGSLVLINPDEVHTGSKAHDAGWQYRGFYPEIDQVGSVLDELSLGGRGLPTFDASVLHDPQLSRAFIHVHRLLESPASDLERQTCWREALLALFQRHARVPEARPYGQEPLAVARARELLAARLLDPPSLEELAAAVNLSPFHLSRVFRQATGLPPHAWIKQRRLEQARALLKQGGAPAMVAAQLGFADQSHLSRQFKQAYGVAPGEYRLACGRSIISS, encoded by the coding sequence ATGGACACAGGCACGCTGCAGGACGACGCCCAGGGCGAACGTACGCGCTTCTGGCGCGCCCAGGAACTGGGCGGCTTGGAGCTGCTGCATGCGCGCTACATCGGGCAACGCTTCGCTCCGCACGTACATGAAGGCTTCTCCCTGGTGCTGATCGAGCAGGGCGCCCAGCGCTTCCGCCATCGCGGCGCCGAGCACCTGGCGCCGAGCGGCAGCCTGGTGCTGATCAACCCCGATGAAGTGCACACCGGCTCCAAGGCCCACGATGCGGGTTGGCAGTACCGCGGCTTCTACCCGGAGATCGACCAGGTCGGCAGCGTGCTCGACGAGCTGAGCCTTGGCGGTCGCGGCTTGCCGACCTTCGACGCCAGCGTGCTGCACGATCCGCAGCTGAGCCGGGCTTTCATCCATGTACACCGGCTGCTGGAGTCGCCGGCCAGCGACCTGGAGCGCCAGACCTGCTGGCGCGAGGCATTGCTGGCCCTGTTCCAGCGTCATGCGCGGGTGCCGGAGGCGCGTCCGTACGGGCAGGAGCCGCTGGCCGTGGCACGCGCCCGCGAGCTGCTGGCCGCGCGCCTGCTCGATCCGCCGTCGCTGGAGGAGCTCGCAGCGGCGGTCAATCTTTCGCCCTTCCATCTGTCCCGCGTATTCCGCCAGGCCACCGGCTTGCCGCCGCACGCCTGGATCAAGCAGCGTCGCCTGGAGCAGGCGAGGGCGCTGCTCAAGCAGGGCGGCGCGCCGGCAATGGTGGCCGCGCAGTTGGGTTTCGCCGACCAGAGCCACCTTAGTCGCCAGTTCAAGCAGGCCTATGGCGTGGCGCCGGGCGAGTACCGGCTGGCGTGCGGGCGCTCCATCATCTCTTCGTAG
- a CDS encoding GNAT family N-acetyltransferase, producing the protein MFRPSPITLQRGALRLEPMVEADVSELVALAEANREALQFMSAPQRPDWYRQSIADQREGRALPLVVRLGNQIVGTTRFMDFLPALPACEIGGTWLDSAQHGSGLNASIKYLMLRQAFDNWKMVRVQLKTAASNLRSQRAIEKLGAVREGVLRNHRRLAGGRLDDSVIYSITDLEWPQVKAALEAGFNG; encoded by the coding sequence ATGTTCAGACCGTCACCGATAACCCTGCAACGCGGCGCGCTGCGCCTGGAGCCTATGGTCGAGGCCGACGTCTCCGAACTGGTGGCCCTGGCCGAGGCCAATCGCGAGGCGCTGCAATTCATGAGCGCGCCGCAGCGTCCGGACTGGTACCGCCAGAGCATCGCCGACCAGCGCGAAGGCCGCGCCCTGCCGCTGGTGGTGCGCCTGGGCAACCAGATCGTCGGCACCACCCGCTTCATGGACTTCCTTCCGGCGTTGCCGGCCTGCGAGATCGGCGGCACCTGGCTCGACTCCGCGCAACACGGCAGCGGGCTCAATGCCAGCATCAAGTACCTGATGCTGCGCCAGGCCTTCGACAACTGGAAAATGGTCCGCGTGCAACTGAAGACCGCCGCCAGCAACCTGCGCTCGCAGCGTGCCATCGAGAAGCTCGGCGCGGTCCGCGAAGGCGTGCTGCGCAATCATCGCCGACTGGCCGGCGGACGCCTCGACGACTCCGTGATCTACAGCATCACCGACCTGGAGTGGCCGCAGGTCAAGGCCGCGCTGGAAGCCGGTTTCAACGGCTGA
- a CDS encoding hybrid sensor histidine kinase/response regulator, with protein sequence MSLSSGLIATVALLYMAILFAIAFYGDRRRAPLSPRMRAWVYSLSLAVYCTSWTFFGAVGQAAGQLWSFLPIYIGPVLLMLFAPWVLQKMIMISKQENITSIADFIAARYGKSQALAVVVALICVVCVLPYIALQLKGIVLGVNLLIGAGADAGGSRAQDTALIVSLVLALFTIVFGTRSLDVTEHHRGMVLAIAFEALVKLAAFLAVGIFVTYGLYDGFDDLLKTARVAPQLTEYWQETVHWPAMLLQTGVAMTAIMCLPRQFHVLVVENIEPRDLGLARWVFPAYLVLAALFVVPIALAGQMPLPAGVIPDSFVISLPLAEQHPALALLAFIGGASAATGMVIVASVALSTMVSNDMLLPWLLRRRGGNAEQPFEVFRHWLLTVRRVSIALILLLAYVSYRLLGSTASLATIGQIAFAAIAQLGPAMIGALYWKQANRRGVFAGLAAGSALWAYTLVLPVIARGLGWPLENFPGLAWLAGRPFGVNIEPLTLGVLLSLIGNFALFGLVSVFSRTRVSEHWQASRFIGQELSQKPSSRSMLAVQLEDLLMLAARFVGEERARQSFIRFAYRQGKGFVPSQNANEEWIAHTERLLAGVLGASSARAVVKAAIEGREMQVEDVVKIADEASEVLQFNRALLQGAIENITQGISVVDQSLRLVAWNHRYIELFDYPEGLIYVGRPIADIIRYNAERGLCGPGDPDLHVAKRLYWMRQGTPHTSERLFPNGRVIELIGNPMPGGGFVMSFTDITAFRDAEHGLKEANESLEQRVQERTHELSQLNQALTEAKGTAEAANQSKTRFLAAVSHDLMQPLNAARLFSAALGHQNGLSSEATELVRHLDSSLRSAEDLITDLLDISRLESGRVSAERTAFPLSALLDPLDAEFCALAQEQGIDFRLRGSKLRVDSDIKLLRRVLQNFLTNAFRYAKGRVLLGVRREAGHARLEVWDRGPGIPEDKLSVIFEEFKRLDSHQTRAEKGLGLGLAIADRLCKVLGHRLEVRSWPGKGSVFSVSVPLARQPAPAELNGHRVETPAELNGAQVLCVDNEDSILVGMSSLLSRWGCRVLTARSKADCEQLLAGDARPELALIDYHLDNGETGAELMAWLRARMGEPVPGVVISADARPELVAQVHAQGLEFLAKPVKPAALRALLSRHLSLQ encoded by the coding sequence ATGTCGTTGTCCAGCGGGCTGATCGCCACGGTCGCCCTTCTCTACATGGCCATCCTCTTCGCCATCGCCTTCTACGGCGACCGCCGCCGCGCGCCGCTGTCGCCGCGCATGCGCGCGTGGGTCTACAGCCTGTCCCTGGCGGTCTACTGCACCAGCTGGACCTTCTTCGGCGCGGTCGGCCAGGCCGCCGGCCAGCTCTGGTCGTTCCTGCCGATCTACATCGGCCCTGTGCTGCTCATGCTCTTCGCGCCCTGGGTGCTGCAGAAGATGATCATGATCAGCAAGCAGGAGAACATCACTTCCATCGCCGACTTCATCGCCGCGCGCTACGGCAAGTCGCAGGCGCTGGCCGTGGTGGTGGCGCTGATCTGCGTGGTCTGCGTGCTGCCCTACATCGCCCTGCAACTGAAGGGCATCGTGCTCGGCGTCAACCTGCTGATCGGCGCCGGCGCCGATGCCGGCGGCAGCCGCGCGCAGGACACGGCGCTGATCGTGTCGCTGGTGCTGGCGCTGTTCACCATCGTCTTCGGCACGCGCAGCCTGGACGTCACCGAACACCACCGCGGCATGGTCCTGGCTATCGCCTTCGAGGCGCTGGTAAAGCTCGCCGCCTTCCTCGCCGTCGGCATCTTCGTCACCTACGGCCTCTACGACGGCTTCGACGACCTGCTTAAAACCGCGCGCGTCGCGCCGCAACTGACCGAGTACTGGCAGGAAACCGTGCATTGGCCGGCCATGCTGCTGCAGACCGGCGTGGCCATGACCGCGATCATGTGCCTGCCCCGGCAGTTCCACGTGCTGGTGGTGGAGAACATTGAGCCGCGCGACCTCGGCCTGGCACGCTGGGTCTTCCCGGCCTACCTGGTGCTCGCCGCGCTCTTCGTGGTGCCGATCGCCCTCGCCGGGCAGATGCCCCTGCCGGCAGGGGTCATCCCCGATTCCTTCGTGATCAGCCTGCCGCTGGCCGAACAGCACCCGGCGCTGGCTTTGCTCGCCTTCATTGGCGGCGCCTCGGCGGCCACCGGCATGGTCATCGTCGCCAGCGTGGCGCTGTCCACCATGGTCTCCAACGACATGCTGCTGCCCTGGCTGCTGCGCCGCCGCGGCGGCAATGCCGAGCAGCCGTTCGAGGTGTTCCGCCACTGGCTGCTCACCGTGCGCCGGGTCAGCATCGCGCTGATCCTGTTGCTCGCTTACGTCAGCTACCGCCTACTCGGCTCCACCGCGAGCCTCGCCACCATCGGCCAGATCGCCTTTGCCGCCATCGCCCAACTCGGCCCGGCAATGATCGGCGCGCTGTATTGGAAACAGGCCAACCGCCGCGGCGTGTTCGCCGGCCTCGCCGCCGGTTCCGCGCTCTGGGCCTACACCCTGGTGCTGCCGGTGATCGCCCGCGGCCTGGGCTGGCCGCTGGAGAATTTCCCCGGCCTGGCCTGGCTCGCCGGCCGCCCCTTCGGCGTGAACATCGAGCCGCTGACCCTCGGCGTGCTGCTTTCGCTAATCGGCAACTTCGCGCTGTTCGGGCTGGTTTCGGTGTTCTCCCGCACCCGCGTCTCCGAGCACTGGCAGGCCAGCCGCTTCATTGGCCAGGAGCTTTCGCAGAAGCCCAGCTCGCGCTCGATGCTCGCTGTACAGCTGGAAGACCTGCTGATGCTTGCCGCGCGCTTCGTCGGCGAAGAGCGCGCCCGGCAAAGCTTCATCCGCTTCGCCTACCGCCAGGGCAAGGGCTTCGTGCCCAGTCAGAACGCGAACGAGGAGTGGATCGCCCACACCGAACGCCTGCTCGCCGGCGTGCTCGGTGCCTCTTCCGCGCGGGCGGTGGTGAAAGCCGCCATCGAAGGCCGCGAGATGCAGGTCGAGGACGTGGTGAAGATCGCCGACGAAGCCTCCGAAGTGCTGCAGTTCAACCGCGCGCTGCTGCAGGGCGCCATCGAGAACATCACCCAGGGCATCAGCGTGGTCGACCAGTCGCTGCGCCTGGTGGCCTGGAACCACCGCTACATTGAGCTGTTCGACTACCCAGAAGGCCTGATCTACGTCGGCCGCCCCATCGCAGACATCATCCGCTACAACGCCGAACGCGGTCTTTGCGGTCCCGGAGACCCGGACCTGCATGTGGCCAAGCGCCTGTACTGGATGCGCCAGGGCACGCCGCACACCTCCGAACGACTGTTCCCCAACGGCCGCGTCATCGAGCTGATCGGCAACCCCATGCCCGGCGGCGGTTTCGTCATGAGCTTCACCGACATCACCGCGTTCCGCGACGCCGAGCACGGACTCAAGGAAGCCAACGAAAGCCTGGAGCAACGCGTACAGGAACGTACTCACGAGCTGTCGCAGCTGAACCAGGCGCTGACCGAGGCCAAGGGCACCGCCGAGGCGGCCAACCAGTCGAAGACGCGCTTCCTCGCCGCCGTCAGCCACGACCTGATGCAGCCGCTGAACGCCGCCCGGCTGTTCTCAGCCGCACTCGGGCACCAGAACGGACTGTCCAGCGAAGCTACTGAACTGGTGCGCCACCTGGATTCCTCGCTGCGCTCCGCCGAGGACCTGATCACCGACCTGCTCGACATCTCGCGCCTGGAAAGCGGCCGGGTCAGCGCCGAACGCACGGCATTCCCGCTGAGCGCGCTGCTCGATCCGCTGGACGCGGAGTTCTGCGCACTGGCGCAGGAACAGGGCATCGACTTCCGCCTGCGCGGCAGCAAGCTGCGCGTGGACAGCGACATCAAGCTTCTGCGACGGGTGCTGCAGAACTTCCTGACCAACGCCTTCCGTTACGCCAAGGGCCGCGTGCTGCTCGGCGTACGCCGCGAGGCCGGGCATGCGCGCCTGGAAGTCTGGGACCGCGGCCCGGGGATTCCAGAGGACAAGCTCAGCGTGATCTTCGAGGAGTTCAAGCGCCTGGACAGCCACCAGACCCGCGCCGAAAAAGGCCTGGGCCTGGGCCTGGCAATCGCCGACCGGCTGTGCAAGGTGCTCGGCCACCGACTGGAAGTACGCTCCTGGCCAGGCAAAGGCAGCGTCTTCAGCGTCAGCGTGCCGCTGGCCCGGCAACCGGCGCCGGCCGAACTCAATGGCCACCGAGTCGAAACGCCGGCCGAGCTCAACGGTGCTCAGGTGCTTTGCGTGGATAACGAAGACAGCATCCTGGTCGGCATGAGCAGCCTGCTCAGCCGCTGGGGCTGCCGCGTGCTCACCGCCCGCAGCAAGGCCGACTGCGAGCAGCTGCTGGCCGGCGACGCGCGCCCCGAGCTGGCCTTGATCGACTACCACTTGGACAACGGCGAGACCGGCGCCGAGCTGATGGCCTGGCTACGTGCGCGGATGGGCGAGCCGGTGCCCGGCGTGGTGATCAGCGCCGACGCCCGCCCCGAACTGGTGGCGCAGGTGCATGCCCAGGGCCTGGAGTTCCTCGCCAAGCCGGTCAAGCCGGCGGCGCTGCGCGCGCTGTTGAGCCGGCACCTGAGCCTGCAATGA
- a CDS encoding DMT family transporter, translating into MSKLLLIALAVSVGGLVALQAGSNAFLGRQLGHPLSASLASLSVSLGVVVLALLVLRVPLPASGGLAATPWWSWLGGLFGAAYLTVAVMLAPRLGGATFLACVVAGQVLVASLCDQYGWLGFPVRRLSAEGVIALLLIVAGVLLLQWRGRLA; encoded by the coding sequence ATGTCCAAACTTCTGCTCATTGCCCTGGCCGTATCGGTGGGCGGCCTGGTGGCCCTCCAGGCCGGCAGCAACGCCTTTCTCGGGCGTCAACTGGGGCATCCGCTGAGCGCCAGCCTGGCCTCGCTGAGCGTTAGCCTGGGCGTGGTCGTGCTCGCCCTGCTGGTGCTGCGCGTGCCGCTACCGGCCAGCGGCGGATTGGCCGCGACGCCTTGGTGGAGCTGGCTCGGCGGGCTGTTCGGCGCAGCCTACCTGACGGTCGCAGTCATGCTGGCGCCGCGCCTGGGCGGCGCGACTTTCCTGGCCTGCGTGGTCGCCGGTCAGGTGCTTGTCGCCTCGCTGTGCGACCAATACGGCTGGCTGGGCTTTCCAGTGCGCCGGCTCAGTGCGGAGGGTGTGATTGCGCTGCTACTGATTGTCGCCGGCGTGCTTCTGCTGCAGTGGCGCGGGCGACTGGCCTGA
- a CDS encoding LysR family transcriptional regulator — MHEIHDLRRIDLNLLVILDALLAERHVSRAADRLAMSQPAVSHALARLRELMGDPLLVRVRNEMRLTSLALELAPRLVLALDGVRGLLGGPAFAAESSHRHFRLGMSDYGAWVVLPRLLRDLRQSASHSSLGVTQESRLEMARQVAEGELDGALGVFPELPAGVRAWRLFEERFVCVCRRDLLDRPLSLSLPAYLAAAHLRVALQDTLEEVDGCLGKLGLQRRVALTLPHFTVAPALLEGTDLVLTIAERCLERLALSDSLAVFEPPLALPRFDFVQIWREDAERDPARLWLRQRLQQAAQD, encoded by the coding sequence ATGCATGAGATTCATGACCTGCGACGCATCGACCTCAACCTTCTCGTGATCCTCGATGCCCTCCTCGCCGAACGACACGTATCCCGCGCAGCCGATCGCCTTGCCATGTCGCAGCCGGCGGTGAGTCATGCCCTCGCACGCCTGCGTGAGCTAATGGGCGACCCACTGCTGGTGCGGGTCAGGAACGAGATGCGCCTGACCAGCCTCGCGCTGGAGCTGGCGCCTCGACTCGTCCTGGCACTGGACGGCGTACGAGGGCTGCTAGGCGGACCGGCGTTCGCGGCGGAGTCCAGCCACCGGCACTTTCGCCTGGGCATGTCCGACTACGGCGCCTGGGTGGTTCTGCCACGCCTGCTGCGCGACCTGCGCCAAAGCGCGTCGCATTCGAGCCTTGGCGTCACCCAGGAATCACGCCTGGAAATGGCCCGTCAGGTGGCTGAAGGTGAACTGGATGGCGCCCTGGGCGTTTTTCCGGAGCTGCCTGCTGGCGTGCGCGCCTGGCGGCTGTTCGAGGAACGCTTCGTCTGCGTTTGCCGGCGCGACCTGCTGGACCGGCCCTTGAGTCTGTCGCTGCCCGCCTACCTGGCCGCCGCGCATCTGCGCGTGGCCTTGCAGGATACGCTGGAGGAGGTCGACGGCTGCCTCGGCAAGCTCGGCCTGCAGCGTCGGGTGGCGCTGACCCTGCCTCACTTCACTGTGGCGCCCGCGTTGCTCGAAGGAACAGACCTGGTCCTGACCATCGCCGAGCGCTGCCTGGAACGCCTGGCACTGTCCGACTCGCTGGCGGTGTTCGAACCACCCCTGGCGCTACCGCGCTTCGATTTCGTGCAGATCTGGCGCGAAGACGCCGAACGCGATCCAGCGCGCCTCTGGCTGCGCCAACGCCTGCAGCAGGCCGCGCAGGATTAG
- a CDS encoding MerR family transcriptional regulator, which produces MRNVRAYQDRGLLPPPERRGRTGVYFASHLRRLRLIGSLLERGYGLSNIKELLESWERGQDLDHVLGLDEAILGAWNQEAPAVIGFDELQAIFGDELNDEVIERALAQGLLQFDGERINVPSPRLFNAGVELHRSGIPLAALLEHLAVLRSDTEHLAAGIVRLVVTHLVDKKGADLLPGAADLGQLAEVFMRLRPLAEQVVLVELARGLKLSANEMLGERVGEILRQLEQPR; this is translated from the coding sequence GTGCGCAATGTCCGCGCCTATCAGGACCGCGGCCTGCTGCCGCCGCCGGAGAGGCGTGGACGTACCGGCGTCTATTTCGCCAGCCACCTGCGCCGCCTGCGCCTGATCGGCAGCTTGTTGGAGCGCGGTTACGGCCTGTCGAACATCAAGGAGTTGCTGGAGAGCTGGGAGCGCGGCCAGGACCTCGACCATGTCCTCGGCCTCGACGAGGCGATCCTCGGTGCCTGGAACCAGGAAGCGCCGGCGGTGATCGGTTTCGACGAGCTGCAGGCGATCTTCGGTGACGAGCTGAATGACGAAGTGATCGAGCGCGCCCTGGCCCAGGGGCTGCTGCAGTTCGATGGCGAGCGGATAAACGTGCCCAGCCCGCGCCTGTTCAATGCTGGCGTCGAGCTGCACCGCTCGGGTATCCCCCTGGCGGCGCTGCTGGAGCATCTGGCGGTGCTGCGCAGCGACACCGAGCACCTGGCCGCCGGCATCGTGCGCTTGGTGGTGACCCATTTGGTGGACAAGAAGGGCGCCGACCTGCTGCCCGGAGCGGCCGACCTCGGGCAACTGGCGGAGGTGTTCATGCGCTTGCGCCCGCTGGCCGAGCAGGTGGTGCTGGTTGAACTGGCGCGCGGCCTCAAGCTGTCGGCCAACGAGATGCTCGGCGAGCGCGTCGGCGAGATCCTGCGGCAGCTGGAGCAGCCACGCTAA